Within Haloterrigena turkmenica DSM 5511, the genomic segment AAAGGAATGCGCATGGAGACAAACGATCAACGTGCATCCCTTATACCAGATGGAGGACGAGTCTTTCAAACTGAGTACCACAATGAACCACCGGTTCGGGCAGTTGTACGCGCCCTTTCTATCCTCGAAAACAGGTCGATCGAGCACGTACCGCCTTTCTACGAGTATGCTGATTCCGATGCGCTGAATCAGCTGATGGAAACGGCCCGTGATTCAGATCAGGAGATTAGTGTCGAAGTGACTGTTGAGGAGTACAATATTTCGGTCGAGAGCGACGGGACGATTGTAGTTAGCGATCCCACCGCTGATTCTGAACTCTCGGAGTAGGCAGCGTCCAGCCGAAGATTGTGATAAACATCGGCAGCCTCTGCTGTAGGCGGGCAAACAGTGCGGAAGCAGATTCAGAATTTTCACTTGAAACGTGGAGGTTGTTTTCCCGTGACTAGCGATCAAGACCAGACCTCGGGCGGAGCCCGGACGTATACAGATGAACAGTTTCTCGAATGGATTCCCGAGGAACGCAGTCAGCACATAGCGACGTCTCTCATCAAACGGCGTGTAGAGTGTACGTTCAACACCGTCAATCGCCGAGTGGCCGCACTTGCCGACGAGGAGGGAACCGACTGTGTAGACCTAGAGTCGAAGGAGGTAGTTAGCCCTGAGACTGTCGATGGGAGCAGTCGACCGATGTTTGGTTTCGGAAACGCACTGGCCGAAGTCCTCGAGGAATAGCCTGCTGTCCAGTCTGTAAAAACAACTACCCCATAGCACACCATGGGGTTATCAGAAAACGTCGAGAGAGCGGCTATCGCCCCACTCGAGAAACAAACACTTAGCCCATAGGGGAAGCCTCTTCCAATATCTGAAAGTATGAGCACTAAGAAATCCGGTGGACAATACTCGGGGATATGCGGGGCCACGAACAACCGAGGGGAGCCGTGCAAACTCCCTGTCGGGAGGGAACGCCTGGTTCACAGAAAGGGCGCTGTAAGTTCCACGGTGGCTCGAGCACAAGATTGTCCGATATCTCGCACCTGGAGGACGACAACTTTGCCGAGGTCAATCCCGGCGGGGACGCTCCGATCGGTAACGACAACTCGGCCACGCACAACGGTTGGTCCGACCCGGACAAGTACTATGATCGGCTCGAGGGCAAGGCGAACGAGTACGTCGATGAGCTGGCAGAGTCCTACATCAAAGAGTCCAAAGCCGACCTACCAGAGGACGAGAGACGGAAGAAGGCCCGCCGACTAGCGACGTATCATCTACAGTGGGATAGTGCGGCGGCTGATACCCTCGAGCGTGGCGTTGTACTTGAAGAGGAGATCGAACACGAGGGAGAGACGTATATAATCTCGAAGATCAACCCGGCTTTTGAAGCCGATAATCGGATCAACAGCAAGCAGATGAAGCTCATGCGGGAACTCCGGGTCTACAACTCTCCAGATGGACTCTCGTGGACCGAACAATAGGAAGACAGTGATAACCTCCACCGAATCGCTAGACCATTCACCGATTGTTGGGTGATGTTTTATTCGGCTGGCAAGCGTTATGGTCCATGATGCCCCGAACAATCGAACTCGACGACGACCTCGCCGAACGGATAGAGGGCCACCTCGAGGATGGCGAGACCATCGAGGAGTACATCGCGGAACTGGTCGCGATCTACGAACAGGAAGGGAGGTTCCTGCAGGAAGGGGCGTAGGTCGGGGCTCTCGCGGGGGGCTGATCACCCAGTTGTGACTGTGGAGTTTGAGAACCAGGGCAGAACGACTCCCTGCTATATCTCTACCTTCTGTCCAGAATCATTTAAAGAGAAAATCCGGTTCCGGTGTCCTTTTCCCGATCCTACTGAAAGTCACAGTTGTCAGAGGCACGCTGGTCACTATCAGCGTATTCTCCCCTTGGCCGATCGGCCGGCTTTGTATATCCAGATTGTATAGATACAATTTCGAGGGCTAATTGCCCGAGTTTCGACTACCAATTGTAGAACGCCGGCGAGAACAACTCCCTGCGATAGCTCTATCTTATGACCAGAACCACTTAAGAACGACTGGGTCGAATCCATCGCAGGAAATACCTCTATGCATTATTTGGGGCTTCTTACTGCTGTTCACGGAGACTAAACAGTATTAGGGTTTTTGAGAATGGGGGGGAGTGGTGACACTCGCGGCCCTGTCGCAGATCAAGGTGCAACGCTGGGGGTGGCGCGTTGCACCGCAGAGGCTCATTCCTATCAGCGAGCCGCGAGTGTGGTAGATGCTACCACACCCTGGCATATAAACTACTCTGAACTAACTCCCAGTTGTCTCATCAATTCTACTATTCGAGGATAGTAGTGACTAAGATTGGTACAACTCTCAAACTCGAGAACCCAAAAGACGACTTACTCACACTCGAGATCATGCGAGGAATGCGTTGGCACGGACGATCCGACACTACCGGGACCGACTCGAGGCACTCGATCTCCTCAAGCGTCTCATCTGCTTCATCAAATTCCGTCGTATAGCACTCGCTGAGCAGGTCTGCGAGTATCATCCCAAACTAACTCCACGACCTGCTCGCTTCTCAAACCACGCTAACTAGACGGTGCCACTTACAATCATGTGACAATATATCATACTGTCGGGGCAGTGCACGTTATCGGCCTCTGTCCCGACAACCGGCTGCTGAGATCGGCCGAAGCTCCCATTTCGCCATCTCTCAGGAGCCGGTTTTCTAGAAACCAGCCCGAAGGCTGATTGGAGAGAGGAGAAATCGGCTATCATAGTGGTGTGACTGGTGAGGTTTGCGAGGGGATCTGATGGCTGGGATTAATGGCTGTACGTATTGGAGTTGGAGCCAACGCCGTCTCAAAATGGAGGAGTTGACCGATTCTGACACGCTGCGAGCGTGGGATGTATAGTGTCGCCGGGGGATCATTATTCCGGGGTACGCGGCAGAGATCGCTGAATTGCGTCAACTCCAGCGGGAATGGGAACGAGAAGACGAACCGTTGCGATAACAATGTCACGGATACCTTTCAGCTTGGAGAGCTGCCATTCCACAAGTTCGCGCGGAGTAATCAGCGGTAGCGGAGGAGGAGAACGGCTAACTACAGCCACAGGGTGATAGCTACGCCAGATCCCATTCGGAGATGTAGTCGAGGAGAGCCTCCAGTCGCTTATCTGGCCAGTAACGCAGTTCTTGGGAGCGTGCATCGTACTCAACAATCCCTGCATCGGTGAGTTTCGGGAGGTGGATATGATGGACCGTCATCTCGAGCTGATCGCGTCCTGGCCGTGTGCCAGTTCGCTGGGCCTCTTGATCCATGAGATGGGTGATGAGTTCGGTGACGGTTGCGGTCTTCTCGGGATCATCGCGAAGGACGTGCAGCATATCGCGGCGCTGATTCGATGCTAACAGCTCGAATACGGCGTCGACTGAGAGAGTAGCGCTGAGAACGTCGGATTCGGGTTCTTGCGGTTCTGGCTGGTCAGCGGTGTTGTTTCCGTCATTGTTTGCCATTGTCTATCATTAGGGGGCGCTGACTATGTGAACATTTGGCAAGAAATGTCACGCAACTCGAGGATTGCTATTAGGTACTGCGTCTCTCAGTGACGCAGCTACTCTGACGCAAGTGCTGGTACTGCCTGGCTATTTGCGCTGTGACTCGAGTCGTGCGGTTGTTTCTATTGTCTTCTGAAGTTCAATGATCGATCGATCCAAGTTCAGCGGTTCGGGGAGTTGATCGGCTACGTTGTGGACGTCCCTGAGGAGCACTTTGAGTTGCTGTTCTGTAGGGTTCTCGACTGTGTCTGTGTCACTCATGGTGGCCTCCGGTACTCCCACACCATCCTGCTAACCATGAAACAGTGGTGTTGGCTAGCTAGAATTCGATGTCGACATCCGATTCAGATTTTGGGAGTTTATTACGCAGGAGTAACACTCCTACCGCACCTCGAGAGACCGCTTCGTGTGCTTGGTAATTCGAGACGATGAAGGGCCATCAAACTTACAACAGATTGCTGGTATTCGTTACTCGACGGGATACAGATCTCTGTCGTTGCCGACAGCTTTCGTCCGATATGGGACATCACAATCGGACACTCCCGTCGCCGTAACCGTTCCAACATCACCTCATGACATCCCGTACATAGTGTGACAAGGTTTGATATTCGGTGAGTCGACCGGGCTACTGCTCTCGGAACAATATGAGACACTTCGAGTTCCGTCATCCACTGCACTATTTCGCCCTTCGAGGGGAGTTCGGTCGGGTCGCCCATTGTTCCGCTCATGTCTCTCATTGTCTCTTCGTTCGCTTTTGGCCGCGCTTCGAGTTCGAAGTAGGTACGCAACTCGTCAGGATTCTCGACGAATGGAACGATGCACTCACGCACGTACAGCAACACCTCGTGGAACGCTCGAGCGAGGTGTTCCAAGTGCCTGACTGTCACCTCGTGGCGTTGCTACTGTCTTCAGCAACGTCTCGGACGGCTTGCTCGAGGCGATCGGTAGTGTGGTGGGCAAGCTCATCGTAGAGGAGTCGGCGGGCAATCCGGTCCCACTCTGCGGCGTTCTCAGACATCTAATCCGCTCCCGTCGCGGGTAGTCGCTTCGACACCGGCGCCGTGGAACAGTGCGGTCTGATCCGGCAGTTGCTACAAACGTGTAGCGTCCCGTTGTTGGCCGCAAAGACACGGTGATAGGCTTCCGTCATGTGGGCGTCGCAATTGTCACAGGGGGCATGATTAGTTGTCTTCGAACCGGTAGCCGTCCCGATGAGAGCCGTGTTCTCGGTCGATGTCTTCGAGCACTTCGCGGTCACAATCACGGCACCGGATATACTTCGTGCCGGTGAGATCGCCGTGCCTGTCGTATTTCGGACGGGGTCTTCCCAGACGTCGGTCGTTTCACTAACTTCGCAATTGCCTTGAACCGTGGATTCGTATACAGACATGGGTTTGTTCTCTAGCTTTGAGACAACCCGGACTCGGGTGGTCCAAGCACCCGGGCTTCCTTCCATCCTACTCACTGAATCCGAGCGAGAAACGATCCAAAATCCAGAGTCCAACGACAACCCCTACGTAGCCGTCTCTTGAGTTCGGTTTAAGATTGAGGACGAACTACCGGAGGACATCGAAATACTCCGTGAGCACCGACCGGATCTACTCGAGGAACTGCAGGAGGTAGTCTGCAAAGCTGATAATGATGGAGGACTTAGTAACAGCGACTGTCCGCGGTGTTGGGTAACGGCGTCGTGGAACGGGGAGCTGTGTAAGAATTTAGCTATACCGACGCTGGGCGTCTGTCATGAGTACATAGATCATATGTAGACGACGAGAGCGATACGGTCCAGCTTGCCGAAGAGGGGGAGTGGAAGTCCTAAACGCGGGGACCGATGAGTGTGAGATTCCAGAGAACGAAACGACTGCTCGACCGCTTATCTGCCACCGGAAGACAGGTGAGAGCGACAGAGAATATTGGTCAATTCTAGTGAATTCGTCCGTAAGAGTGGCTATACTCTGATTGAGAAACAAACACAAAGCTCACAAGGGCACTGTCTAGTTCCGCGCTTCTGATGTAGAATGGTGTTTCAGCGCCTGTTGCAGCAATATCGTATGATACCGGATCATCACTTCTTCTGAGGCATTTGCTGAAGCAGTCGACTGTTCGCCGCTCGTGGAACAGGATCTAGTTATATCAGATCACATATAGTGGTTTCACAACCGATTCCGTCACTTCGTCATCGTCCTGTCTTGCGGTTTTCCGTATCTAGACAGTGCTCTGCTAAGAGAAGTGCATCCAGCGCGTCTGAATCGGTTGCTTCTGTGAGAGGAGGAAGGTCCAAGGAAGAACAGTCTTCCAGAACAGCAATCACAGACCAGACCCCCGCACTTGGGTTCTCATCAGCTCCCAGTGTGTATTGGTGCGTCGTTTATGAGTTGTCGGTATTATTCATTTCTTAGAATGGGATTTGCTCGAGGAAATCTTCGCTCTGTGCATCGAGGTGGTCTAATCTGGAGCCAAGCATCTCCCGGACTAACATAACAAGCGCATTGTTCTCACCATTGCCGGTAATCGCGGTCTCAGTTTGAATCCCATGCTCGTTCTGCTTGCTGAGAGTGCCGAGCATGATGGCTTCTCGATCGGCAAACAGCAGACGGCCCACCTTTTCGCGTTCGGGAGGCATATTCATCCAGTCTCGCCGGGGTTCCCAGAGTGTCGCCTCGGGAAGTTCTTCGCGGACGCAATCGCGGATCGCCTTCGTTTGCGTCCCAATATACACCTCAACACCACGATCGATGGCGTCTTGCAGACACTGCAGACACGTCTCTTCAATAAGGTCTTCGTCGGTATACATGAGAAACAGTTCTTCATCAGCATAATTACAGAGCGCTCGACAGCGTTCGATCACATTAGCACGGCCGTCAATCCGCCAGATGTCTTGCGATGGCTCAGCAACTGAAAAAATTGCCCGCGGTGTCTCAGTGAGGGGAAGATTAAACCAGTCATTTTCTTCTAAGACAGGATGACTCCGATAGCTGACAGCGCCACTCCGAGCGTCGTATTCGATCAGCCCAGCCGTCACAAGTTTTGGGAGGTGAACGTGATGCAGGTCAGCACAGATGGCATCGATAGTCGCGGAATCAAGAGTCTCCTCCTTATCTACCTCATGGGCAGCAAGTTCCCTCGCGAGTGCAACACGCGACAATGGGTTGTCATAGTCAGTAAGGACAGAGAGCACGAGTCGCCGCCGCTTATACATGAGATTAGCGAGGACATCATCCCACCCATTCCAGTCTGTTTCAATAACACGTGTGAACGTCGGATTCTGTAATACCGGATGATTGGATGTTATGACGGTTTCAGCCTCTCTTTCCCAGTTAATCAGACCCGCTGTCTCGAGAACCGGAAACTGGCTCTGTTTGAGATCAATCCGGCAGGTCTGCATTTCATCTTCAGTGACGTCTACTAGCCGCTTTTCTTGCTCTTCAGCGATGAGGTGGATCGCTACTTCTTCGTCGGAGACTGGTGCAGTCCGATTCTGGAGAAGATTAAGTACAGTGCGACGGCGCCTGTTGCTCAAGCACTGGAGGATCTCATTTATTTGTCTCTCTGACATCGTCTTTGGACTCTCGAAGAAGTGCCTCGTGATAAGACCTACGCCATTAATCACGGCGCGCTTTAAGTGTGATTTTAATATGCTAACGATATGAGACAATGTCTAGTTATTATTTCGTCACTTCCTCAGCAGGAGTGCAGTCGTTGAGTGCCTGATTCGGCCGCTGTGTATTGTAATAATGGACAAAGGCGGTGAGTCAGCGTTGGGCGCTGGCTCGCCACCCCATCCACGTCTGGTGGAACTGATCGATCCTCATAGCTGCCGGCTGCGAGTTTCGTGGTGAGATCCTTGTTCGGCGCAGTCAGACGTTCTCGATAATTTCTGCAAGGTCGACCAGTTCGAGGTCGTCGCGTTCGGCGGCGGCCTCACGAACCGACTGCGTGAATCCGCTTCTGGCGAAGAGCACGTACTTCCGCTCCACGTCGCCACTGTTGGGTGCCCATCGAATTTCGTCGGCATGGTCTTCGAGCGACGCGAGTGCACCGTAGTCAAGTGGCGACGACGTGAACTTGCACTCGCCAGCGACCATCGTCCCATCGTCCGTCAGACCGACGACGTCGACCTCGTGTTCCTTGTACCACCACCGACCGATGTCGACGAACGTCTCTGCGGGATACAGTTCGGGAAGTGCATCCTGACAGAGCCTCTCGAACTCTTGGCTCACGAAGTCGGCCATCTCTGGTTCGATAACTGTCTCGTAGGCGTCGTCACTGAGGCGCTCGTATCGGTCTTCGTTGCCGTAGACGAACCGGAACCAGAACCGGAACAGAGGGTCGACGATCCGATATCTCCCCCGTCGTGACTTCGTCTTGTCTTCAGTGATCGGGACTTCACGCTCGACGAGACGAAGCCGTTCTAGCTTCTGGGCGTACGTCGAAATCTGCTTCCCATCGATGCCGACTGTCCCCGCAATCTCGTTCGCGGTCGTGTTCCCGGCGGCGATCGCTTTCAGGATGGCGAAGTACCGGTTGGGTTCGGTGAGTTCGGTACGCAGGACGTACTCGGGTTCGTTGTGGAGGAATCCCTGCTGGGAGAGAATCGAGCGCTGGATGACAGTTCCGAGATCGTGGTCCAGTTCGACGCCGTCGAGGTAGTACGGCGTCCCGCCGAACACGCCCCACGCGAACATCTGTTCCTCCGGGGTGTACGAGTCGGGGAAGAACTCGCACGCAGCGTCGAAGTCGAGCTGTCGAAGGTCGATCTTCTCGGTGAACCGGCCGTACAGTGGGCTGTTCCCGAGGAGCGTCGCCTCCTCCATCATACTGATCGACGAACCCACGAGTACGAGCGTCGCGGCCGTGTCCTGTATCTCCTGGTCCCACAGCCGCTGGATGACCGACGGGAGGCTCTCGTCTGCGTCGATGAGGTACGGGAACTCGTCCAGTACGACGACTGTGTCCTGCTCGGCGAGGTAGCCCAGAAGCGACTCCCACTCCCCTTTGATGCGGTCGACGCTGGGAAACGACTCCGACGCGACATCGACGAACTCGTCAAGTTGCACCTGCGACGTTGTCTCGGTCGCCTGGTAGAAGACGGCATCGTCGCGATCGGTCAGTGACTGCCGAACGAGTTCCGTCTTCCCGAGCCGGCGTCGGCCGAAGATGACGACCATGCCAGCCTCGTCGGACCCATAGCAGTCCCGAAACCGCGAGAGCTCGGTCTGTCGGTCTATGAATCGGTCCATACTGTCCCATGATCGGACATCAGTATAAGCGTGCCGGATAACCAAACTCAAAATAGGCTAATTCAGAATTGGCTATTCTGAATTAGACAACCAGATACGTTCGTCCTGCAAGCGGTTGGCGGGACGGTCGGTCGAGGGCTGCCGGCCGCTCGAGTGTCTCTCCACTCATTGCTGTCCCTCCAGCACTGGGGGTTGGTCATTGGACGCGACAGTAGTTGGTGAGGGTCAGAGAACAGTCGCTTTGAATGGGATGATGTCCACGAGTGACCGCTATGTGGCGGCCAGCCGTGAGTGGTTGATCCAGATTCGAGATCTGGATTCACCACATCTGAACGATAACTTCAGGAGTTAAAAGACATTTTCAACAGTTAGCAATATAGGTGGAGTTTATTTGGATACACATGAAAGTGAGCACGGTCTTCTAGATTCGCGTTCTATCTGCTCGAGATGATCGGTCAGCGGCGGGCAGTACGCGCGCAGTGGCAATTCGTAGCCAGGGATCGACCGAGATAATCGAGCAGTCGCTAAGTAGATCACTGTACTAGAGAGGCGGGTCATGGATCAATCGCCCAACCATGATTCGATGGCTCGCATCTCCCTTACTGCTGCAACGGTCAGTACTCTCCCTGTACTGAACGGCAACTACACGTGCGAACTGAACATGCAAACCAGTTCATTCAGATATCTGATTATCAGAGATAATCGTTTTACACCGTACCAACCGTTATCTAGCCACGGACTGTAAGTCTCTTCCCCTTCGCGGGAGTCCCATGAACATTCATACCAACAAACTGACCGTAGAGGCGTACGTCCGTCCAGACGGACTGGTTGAGCCGATCGACACCAAAATCGACGCATTACACCGACTCGACGCTGCGGATCATATCGACAACCTGGTGATACACGCGTGGCCGGCGGCAATCACGCTCACAGACCAACCGCCCTACAGCAACGCGATCGATGCATTTCAACAGATGGAAATGTGGGCCGGTGAACACGGGGGCAGCATCCAACCGCCGTTCAGCGTTCGGACTTCCACGTCCACCTTTACGAACGAAATAAAGACCACGCTCCGGACACCGATGATGTGTCTTGCGGTATACGTTGAAGAGCAATTGGCGAGCGTCTTCCCACACTCCCGGGGTGACGATCACCACGGAGTAATGGACGCGATTGCAGCCCTCAGAACGGACGACCTTGAGCTATTTCCGTATGTCCCTGATTCGGCTGCACCACCCCCGAGCCACTGTCCAGAATGCAGTACCCAACTGACAACCGTACAGGGAATCGGTGTATGTCAGTGTTGTGACCGAGTCGAAGTCGGCACTATGCCTCATCACGAGCGAAGTCAGCGGTCAGAGCGTAAGCTGCGACCGTGAGCTAAGAACACCCTTCCCCGGTGACAGGGTCGATCGGCTCGAGCATAAGGTGTAGCCTCCTGAGCCGCGTCTTGAGCGTCCGCCTGCAGGTGGTCGTATACCTGTACTGATCACCCTACTGTGTTGAAGAAAGAAGGAAGGCGGCATGCCGATTGGCTAGCAGTGGCTGCTCCTCTATGAAGGCTCAATAGGAGTGGAACTGACCGAAATCGGCCTGATAGCCTCTGAGCTAATAGGACTGGTACACTAATTAGATGACTTCACGGTCGAAAAATAGGCGCTCAAGGCTGTAGCGTCCACTTCCATACAGAACGAGGACAAGGAAACCCGCGAGATAGAGCAAACCGAGTTCTCCTCCATTTTGAATTGGAACAATTCCCTCTGGAAGATGGGCAATGAACTGAGCGACGACCATCTGCCCGGCCGCAATAAGTGCGACAAGCCGAGTGAGTAAGCCGACGACGATAAGGAGGCCACCGACTAGCTCAATAATACCAGCAGCACCGTACATGCTGATTAGTGGCGCAGTGCTTCCACTTCCATCGATACCTCCGAAAAGACCAAATAATTTCTGAGCACCATGCTGCACGAATAAGAGTCCGACAAGAACACGAAATGCAAAATAAATTTGTTCTTCATACGCTTTCACCCGGTGACCGAGTAGGGCAGACCTGCTATTTCCGGATTGATACTCCGAAGTCGAGTTTTGGTTGTCATGGGTAACGTCAGATGACATCGCCCGAATTTTTCACCCTTTTACATATATATTTCAGGTTTCCTTTATCCAACTAAGTTACGTTAGTGTGACCGGCCCCGCAGGAGTACCCGGCTAAGGATTCATCGCTGTTGGTCCAGTGATCGGCTGTTGGGAGACTGGTTGTCCCACAGCGATCGGCGTCTCGCGATTCGGTCGCTCAGTGCCAGTCAACTGTGCGGCCAGTCTGGCCCACGGCGCAACAGCAGGCTGATCCGCCAACGACCACGGATCGGACGGCCAAAAGAGGGTTCCGCCGATCGGGTCCTCAGAATCGCCGTATCGGTCCGGTGGAAGTATTGTCTCGAGTAAATAGCTAGCCGTTGCAAGGACGGCCGCCACGACTAATTCGAGCCAGAGATCTCTCTCAACTTCTATCCATACACTCCGATATTCGGTACTATTATTCGGACCTTGGAGAATACCTACCTATGCGACGACGCGCGATGCTTGAAGGTGCCGGAACGGCACTCTCAGCTACGCTGGCTGGGTGCGGAGACCTTATCGAACCAATGGACGATGAAAGCGAAGAGAGCCCCAATCGAAACAATGTGACTGACGAGAACAACGAGGACGACACTGAAAACGAAACTGAACCGGCCAGCGAACCAAGTGACTTAGATGATGACGACTCCGGCAACGAGAGTGATGAATCCGTCAATCCGGCTACGCTGATAATCGACGACTTCGAGGACTACAATAGCGGCGGTCAGCTGGGTCCATGGACACGTGACGGAACCGGCAATGCCAGAGTCTCCTCGAGCGCGGCCTTACACGAGGACTCGAGTCAGGGTATTCGGCAAAACGGCGACTCGAATATCCGTTCCTTCCCTGGTCAGGGGCTACCGAACTATCCTGAAGACGGCCGCGTGGTTTCGGTACTTATGCGTCCTGACTCGAGCACCTCCCAGCCCTGGATCCTTCTCGGAATGGGGGACAACGTGTGGGCCACAGAAACCCCAGGGTGGCGGCTTATTGTTGACCCGAACGGTGGAATTCGGATTGCTCGAGAGACAGGGAATGATGTTGTAATTCTTGACAAGAACACGAGACTCCCAAATTTGGTTGATAGAACTGTTGACTGTCAATTTGTTGCTGACAGTTCTAACGGGGTTGGATTCCGGATCAAAGACCTTGATGGTACCGTACTCGGCACCGTTAGCACAAGTGTGACGGATGGCATCGCGGACGAAATGAGTATTGGCTTTCGGTCGTCACAAGGCGTTGACTGGGATCGGCTGCGATTCGTCGACGGCGAGAGTGACGGCTGAGCGACACAGCTCAACATTCACGATCGTCTCGAGTAACTTCACCAGCGGTCTCTTGGCACCGTCTAGTTAGCTTCTATCACCGGTTGACGCCGTCTCTTGCAAAATACTTCTGCGACCTCGTCGAGCACGGCCTCGACGAGGTCGCTGCCCCTGACACTGTTGATGTCGATATCGACCGATTCAGGGACGTGATGATCGCTGATGGAACTGTTCTACGGTTGCACGAATTTCTTTCCGAGGAATACGAAGCCGGAAAGAGGAGCAGGCTGGAGCGAGGCTCCACCTGCTCTATAATGCCACTAAACAGACAATAGAACGGCTCGACGTGACTGACGAGAAAACGCACGACAGTACGTTGTTTAACACAGAATCGTGGCCCGAAGATTAGCTCGTTTTCTTCGACTGAGCCTACTTCAAGTACCGCCGCTTTGCGTTGATCGATGAGAACAACGGCTACTTCGTGAGTTGGCTGAAAGAGAGTGCAAATCCGGTCGTAACGGAGGAATTACGGGAATGGCGCGGCCGCGATATTCCCTTGGA encodes:
- a CDS encoding HTH domain-containing protein encodes the protein MNIHTNKLTVEAYVRPDGLVEPIDTKIDALHRLDAADHIDNLVIHAWPAAITLTDQPPYSNAIDAFQQMEMWAGEHGGSIQPPFSVRTSTSTFTNEIKTTLRTPMMCLAVYVEEQLASVFPHSRGDDHHGVMDAIAALRTDDLELFPYVPDSAAPPPSHCPECSTQLTTVQGIGVCQCCDRVEVGTMPHHERSQRSERKLRP
- a CDS encoding DUF7563 family protein, producing MEGSPGAWTTRVRVVSKLENKPMSVYESTVQGNCEVSETTDVWEDPVRNTTGTAISPARSISGAVIVTAKCSKTSTENTALIGTATGSKTTNHAPCDNCDAHMTEAYHRVFAANNGTLHVCSNCRIRPHCSTAPVSKRLPATGAD
- a CDS encoding HNH endonuclease, with amino-acid sequence MRDMSGTMGDPTELPSKGEIVQWMTELEVSHIVPRAVARSTHRISNLVTLCTGCHEVMLERLRRRECPIVMSHIGRKLSATTEICIPSSNEYQQSVVSLMALHRLELPSTRSGLSRCGRSVTPA
- a CDS encoding DoxX family protein, coding for MSSDVTHDNQNSTSEYQSGNSRSALLGHRVKAYEEQIYFAFRVLVGLLFVQHGAQKLFGLFGGIDGSGSTAPLISMYGAAGIIELVGGLLIVVGLLTRLVALIAAGQMVVAQFIAHLPEGIVPIQNGGELGLLYLAGFLVLVLYGSGRYSLERLFFDREVI
- a CDS encoding winged helix-turn-helix domain-containing protein, with the translated sequence MANNDGNNTADQPEPQEPESDVLSATLSVDAVFELLASNQRRDMLHVLRDDPEKTATVTELITHLMDQEAQRTGTRPGRDQLEMTVHHIHLPKLTDAGIVEYDARSQELRYWPDKRLEALLDYISEWDLA
- a CDS encoding DUF7344 domain-containing protein — its product is MSERQINEILQCLSNRRRRTVLNLLQNRTAPVSDEEVAIHLIAEEQEKRLVDVTEDEMQTCRIDLKQSQFPVLETAGLINWEREAETVITSNHPVLQNPTFTRVIETDWNGWDDVLANLMYKRRRLVLSVLTDYDNPLSRVALARELAAHEVDKEETLDSATIDAICADLHHVHLPKLVTAGLIEYDARSGAVSYRSHPVLEENDWFNLPLTETPRAIFSVAEPSQDIWRIDGRANVIERCRALCNYADEELFLMYTDEDLIEETCLQCLQDAIDRGVEVYIGTQTKAIRDCVREELPEATLWEPRRDWMNMPPEREKVGRLLFADREAIMLGTLSKQNEHGIQTETAITGNGENNALVMLVREMLGSRLDHLDAQSEDFLEQIPF
- a CDS encoding HalOD1 output domain-containing protein, producing METNDQRASLIPDGGRVFQTEYHNEPPVRAVVRALSILENRSIEHVPPFYEYADSDALNQLMETARDSDQEISVEVTVEEYNISVESDGTIVVSDPTADSELSE
- a CDS encoding HalOD1 output domain-containing protein, translating into MGADENPSAGVWSVIAVLEDCSSLDLPPLTEATDSDALDALLLAEHCLDTENRKTGR
- a CDS encoding ATP-binding protein: MDRFIDRQTELSRFRDCYGSDEAGMVVIFGRRRLGKTELVRQSLTDRDDAVFYQATETTSQVQLDEFVDVASESFPSVDRIKGEWESLLGYLAEQDTVVVLDEFPYLIDADESLPSVIQRLWDQEIQDTAATLVLVGSSISMMEEATLLGNSPLYGRFTEKIDLRQLDFDAACEFFPDSYTPEEQMFAWGVFGGTPYYLDGVELDHDLGTVIQRSILSQQGFLHNEPEYVLRTELTEPNRYFAILKAIAAGNTTANEIAGTVGIDGKQISTYAQKLERLRLVEREVPITEDKTKSRRGRYRIVDPLFRFWFRFVYGNEDRYERLSDDAYETVIEPEMADFVSQEFERLCQDALPELYPAETFVDIGRWWYKEHEVDVVGLTDDGTMVAGECKFTSSPLDYGALASLEDHADEIRWAPNSGDVERKYVLFARSGFTQSVREAAAERDDLELVDLAEIIENV
- a CDS encoding DUF7557 family protein — its product is MPRTIELDDDLAERIEGHLEDGETIEEYIAELVAIYEQEGRFLQEGA